One Vibrio penaeicida DNA segment encodes these proteins:
- a CDS encoding zinc-dependent metalloprotease, producing MYFRKLAIVAAIGLAITGCGADDQAYEYKFKDPSLVSVTSITNLQPVLSNKNDSGESAIREIPIPGIWLYRPSTSSAPRDSGMYAFYSGSGEGYPVRLKLVESGLVAVKIDPDKVRYDSSNPGQLEDSRWPNEKEETRVFLIPGEYESYRCKEDSYGDCTNKEEKVPDLELKWYERSHFLPEYESFSAYVDDVNDYYGEGSKETSVAKHEFNPSNGVINIELEKHFKEGIGKGRFFYSLVRLDTVSDKSYTPIYQAPADQQKFGFFTRDFKKPDSNGSTSGEFSQGEYLKRFSPNLKTIDFYLNDEFFEPGNEIWRQATIETVSIMARQMQEIGVPPVRIINPNNAAGKVSGDLRHNAINMFAEPGTSLLGYGPSTSNPFTGEIISAYTNMYPGTILRGVPRQWDQFATIYNNGRLADQANVEKQVTDSIASAQQGAVATVSEEVQSESTSSGYSYEVSAEEVNEYFEQKQILSLTEQIQSHEAYSQLSGEAFDVVSETLDKEKVEEFWSRNTMFSADNVWVSATGKNSLPGFEFVAEGYIDTNTQKMKDWSELNSVQRDKVNRIFGVHNYKTTLVHEIGHNLGLRHNFEGSTDSANFHTDQMVTDYNLRGKPAMSSIMDYAPSELDIEPVLGPYDLAALRIGYKREVEVSDGKFKSLSDYDRKYANQYVQADTPENTERSEYSPLIQLELDLKEQAAESGTVALDIKEFAFCTDGNVGRNWACDRHDEGTNAEESTRYHYQYTQNLHQLFNFREDAYSFTEANTIGRYFFFRNRLMDVASQGMLSWGLLETYSERWGYDTPDALGKRACEISANDFFCHAYNAAQTSAEYMVSILATPEKTCQVKATKSGNRISYENIPLHEMYSKVRWKVDATHEYPMNCFDENLTDGLAIYNRENRSTDADYEVLAELKGGEFMNHQTASSTVNHEISDWRNLDEIDAFGVWFFRPIAAELIASRDMVRGGNTAMIDIPYVREKVDELVKHWTSGTAYSGYQFVNAAGAPVVSLAEYKPDYSEQKVSRMPYPVNVVMSWFANTNINSDTNLVSATLKTLASEASSEDPEKRFAARSFIDSISVHDTTGQADRLNHVQLELDGVRYSAGIPNTIARSMIQNAQQSNVFKVEQVLLSYVLSNRLDEARTYKTNFDTAFANALEQGAPQFGQFMSSAPHSTIIQQIGAYEVMTRAENIRKGLDDGSITDFAAALWTMTQQLVTDGILISSTKENCMYEFANGVCAVIGERRYTKEYVDIVNYQNGWISDFFAEVKESARLFEANFLQANKAHELFVFEPTIIGRFLGNDFESLKHDQVKMISKLPVVE from the coding sequence ATGTATTTTAGAAAATTAGCAATAGTTGCCGCTATAGGCCTAGCAATTACCGGTTGTGGTGCAGATGATCAAGCGTATGAATACAAGTTTAAGGATCCAAGCTTAGTATCTGTTACTTCAATAACAAATTTGCAACCAGTCCTCTCAAATAAAAATGATAGTGGTGAAAGTGCTATCCGAGAAATTCCTATTCCTGGTATTTGGTTATATCGCCCTTCTACATCTTCCGCCCCTAGAGATTCAGGAATGTATGCTTTTTATTCAGGGTCTGGTGAAGGATACCCTGTTCGATTGAAGTTGGTCGAAAGTGGATTAGTCGCGGTAAAAATTGATCCGGATAAAGTCCGATATGATTCAAGTAACCCTGGTCAACTTGAAGATAGCCGTTGGCCAAACGAAAAAGAAGAGACACGTGTCTTTTTAATTCCTGGTGAATATGAGTCATATCGCTGCAAAGAAGATAGCTATGGTGACTGTACCAACAAAGAAGAAAAAGTTCCGGATTTAGAGTTAAAGTGGTACGAGAGAAGTCATTTCTTGCCTGAATATGAATCGTTTTCGGCTTATGTTGATGATGTAAATGATTACTACGGTGAAGGTAGTAAAGAAACATCCGTAGCTAAACACGAGTTTAACCCTTCTAACGGTGTTATCAATATCGAACTAGAGAAGCACTTTAAAGAAGGAATAGGAAAAGGACGTTTCTTCTACTCTTTGGTTAGACTAGATACCGTTTCAGATAAGAGTTATACACCAATCTATCAAGCACCAGCAGATCAGCAAAAATTTGGCTTTTTCACGCGCGACTTTAAGAAGCCCGACTCTAATGGTTCTACCTCTGGTGAATTTTCTCAGGGAGAATATCTAAAACGCTTTTCTCCTAATTTGAAAACCATAGATTTCTATTTGAATGATGAGTTCTTTGAGCCTGGTAACGAAATTTGGCGCCAAGCTACAATAGAAACCGTAAGCATTATGGCTCGTCAAATGCAAGAGATAGGGGTTCCACCCGTTCGCATAATCAATCCAAATAATGCGGCAGGTAAAGTGTCTGGTGATTTGAGACATAATGCTATCAACATGTTTGCCGAACCAGGTACAAGTTTATTAGGATACGGACCTTCAACATCAAACCCATTTACGGGGGAGATCATCAGTGCCTATACCAACATGTACCCTGGTACTATCTTACGTGGTGTTCCTAGACAGTGGGACCAGTTCGCAACCATATACAACAATGGACGATTGGCTGACCAAGCAAATGTCGAAAAGCAAGTAACAGACTCAATTGCTTCTGCTCAACAAGGCGCTGTGGCAACAGTATCTGAAGAAGTTCAGTCTGAAAGTACCAGCAGTGGTTACTCTTACGAGGTAAGTGCCGAGGAAGTTAACGAATACTTTGAGCAGAAACAAATTTTATCGCTGACTGAACAAATTCAAAGTCATGAGGCATATTCTCAGTTAAGTGGTGAAGCATTTGATGTGGTATCAGAGACGTTAGACAAAGAAAAAGTCGAGGAGTTTTGGTCAAGAAACACCATGTTCTCTGCTGACAACGTCTGGGTATCAGCGACAGGTAAGAATAGCCTACCTGGCTTCGAATTTGTTGCGGAAGGTTATATTGATACAAACACACAAAAGATGAAAGACTGGTCAGAACTGAATTCTGTTCAACGTGACAAGGTCAACCGAATCTTTGGTGTACACAACTACAAAACAACGTTAGTTCACGAAATTGGTCATAATCTAGGTCTTCGCCATAACTTTGAAGGCTCTACAGACAGTGCAAATTTCCACACTGATCAAATGGTCACAGACTATAACCTGCGTGGAAAACCTGCGATGTCCTCTATAATGGACTATGCCCCATCTGAGCTAGATATTGAGCCAGTCTTAGGTCCATATGATTTGGCAGCACTCAGAATTGGTTATAAACGTGAGGTGGAAGTCAGTGACGGGAAGTTTAAAAGCCTAAGCGATTATGACAGAAAGTACGCTAATCAATATGTTCAAGCCGATACACCTGAAAATACTGAACGCTCAGAATATTCACCGCTAATCCAGCTTGAGTTAGATCTAAAAGAGCAAGCTGCGGAGTCAGGTACAGTAGCGTTAGATATTAAAGAATTTGCATTTTGTACGGATGGTAATGTAGGACGTAACTGGGCATGTGATAGGCATGATGAAGGTACAAACGCAGAAGAAAGTACTCGTTATCATTATCAATACACGCAAAATTTACATCAGCTATTTAACTTCCGAGAAGATGCTTATTCGTTTACTGAAGCCAACACAATTGGTCGCTACTTCTTCTTTAGAAATCGTTTAATGGATGTTGCTAGTCAGGGTATGTTGTCATGGGGGCTACTTGAAACTTATTCTGAGCGTTGGGGCTATGACACACCTGATGCACTTGGTAAAAGAGCTTGTGAAATCAGCGCAAATGACTTTTTCTGTCACGCTTATAATGCTGCGCAAACGTCAGCAGAATATATGGTGTCGATATTAGCAACTCCAGAGAAAACGTGTCAGGTCAAAGCAACTAAATCCGGTAATCGTATTAGTTATGAAAATATTCCTTTGCATGAGATGTATTCTAAAGTGCGTTGGAAAGTGGATGCTACTCATGAATATCCAATGAATTGTTTTGATGAGAATCTGACAGATGGATTAGCTATTTACAACCGAGAAAACAGATCTACTGACGCGGATTACGAAGTTCTGGCAGAGCTAAAAGGTGGTGAGTTTATGAACCACCAGACAGCAAGCAGTACCGTTAATCATGAGATCAGTGATTGGAGAAATCTGGATGAAATTGACGCATTTGGTGTTTGGTTCTTCCGTCCAATAGCCGCTGAACTTATTGCTAGCAGAGATATGGTTCGTGGTGGCAACACTGCTATGATCGATATTCCTTATGTTAGAGAGAAAGTTGATGAGTTAGTGAAACACTGGACTTCTGGAACGGCTTATTCTGGATACCAGTTTGTTAATGCTGCAGGTGCCCCTGTAGTTTCACTGGCAGAGTACAAACCTGATTATAGCGAGCAGAAGGTGAGTCGTATGCCTTACCCTGTAAACGTAGTTATGTCTTGGTTTGCTAATACAAACATTAACTCAGATACCAATTTGGTTTCTGCGACTTTGAAAACTCTAGCGAGTGAAGCCAGCTCTGAAGATCCAGAGAAGCGATTTGCTGCACGTAGCTTCATTGATTCAATTTCAGTTCATGACACAACTGGACAAGCCGACAGATTGAACCACGTTCAACTTGAGTTAGATGGTGTACGTTACTCTGCTGGGATTCCAAATACGATTGCCCGCAGTATGATCCAAAACGCGCAACAGTCTAATGTATTTAAGGTTGAACAAGTTCTCTTGTCCTACGTGCTTTCGAATAGGCTGGATGAAGCAAGAACATATAAGACTAACTTTGACACAGCTTTTGCTAACGCATTAGAGCAAGGTGCACCTCAGTTTGGTCAGTTTATGTCCTCCGCTCCGCATTCTACGATTATTCAGCAGATTGGAGCATATGAAGTTATGACTAGAGCAGAGAATATACGTAAAGGTTTAGACGATGGCTCTATTACAGACTTTGCTGCTGCTCTTTGGACAATGACTCAGCAATTAGTGACTGATGGTATTCTGATATCATCAACTAAAGAAAACTGTATGTATGAATTTGCAAATGGTGTTTGTGCTGTTATTGGAGAACGCCGATACACGAAAGAGTATGTAGACATTGTCAACTATCAAAATGGCTGGATCTCAGACTTTTTTGCTGAAGTTAAGGAAAGTGCTAGATTGTTTGAAGCAAACTTCTTGCAAGCCAATAAGGCTCATGAACTGTTCGTATTTGAACCAACAATTATTGGACGATTCTTGGGTAACGACTTTGAATCATTGAAACACGATCAAGTGAAGATGATCAGTAAGTTACCTGTTGTAGAATAA
- a CDS encoding ABC transporter ATP-binding protein — translation MDEVLRIVDLKQHFVSGKGILKKGYTVKAVDGVSFSVARGETLGLVGESGCGKSTLGRTILKLFEPTEGRIFFEGEDITKLSPRQMRPLRKDMQIVFQDPMESLNQRHTIGMILEEPYVIHGVGTNEERKKWVLELLEKVGLPANSVERYPHEFSGGQRQRIGIARAIALKPKLLICDESVSALDVSVQAQILNLLLRLQKEMNLAMIFISHDLSVVRHVSDRVAVMYFGKIVELGNVKEIYDHPQADYTKTLLSAIPITHPKYREHKNTKPPSKDENERLLIDG, via the coding sequence ATGGATGAAGTACTAAGAATTGTTGACCTTAAACAGCATTTTGTGTCTGGTAAAGGAATTTTAAAGAAGGGCTACACCGTAAAAGCAGTAGACGGTGTTTCGTTTTCTGTTGCTCGTGGTGAAACACTGGGGTTGGTTGGCGAATCGGGATGTGGGAAAAGCACGCTTGGGCGCACAATATTAAAGCTATTTGAACCAACAGAAGGCAGAATATTTTTCGAAGGCGAAGATATAACCAAACTAAGCCCAAGACAAATGCGCCCCCTACGTAAAGACATGCAGATCGTCTTCCAAGACCCAATGGAATCTCTTAACCAGCGCCATACGATCGGAATGATTTTAGAAGAGCCCTACGTAATTCATGGTGTGGGAACCAATGAGGAACGTAAGAAATGGGTATTGGAATTACTAGAAAAAGTAGGATTGCCTGCTAACTCAGTTGAACGTTATCCGCATGAATTCTCAGGTGGGCAACGTCAACGTATAGGCATCGCCAGAGCGATAGCGCTAAAGCCTAAGCTTCTTATATGTGATGAATCTGTATCTGCATTAGATGTTTCAGTACAAGCACAGATTCTCAACTTATTACTTCGATTACAAAAAGAGATGAATCTTGCGATGATTTTTATCTCACACGATTTGTCCGTCGTTCGCCATGTATCGGATAGAGTTGCGGTAATGTACTTTGGTAAGATTGTTGAGCTAGGGAATGTAAAAGAGATATATGACCATCCCCAAGCGGATTACACCAAAACGCTTTTATCAGCGATACCGATTACGCACCCTAAATACCGGGAGCATAAAAATACAAAACCACCTTCGAAAGATGAAAATGAAAGATTATTAATAGATGGTTAG
- a CDS encoding ABC transporter ATP-binding protein — translation MSAETILSVRDLETEFTTDDGVVKILHGVNFDVKAGRTLGIVGESGCGKSVTSMSIMGLLPKPYGRVTKGEILYRGTDLVTLPPEEMYKMRGDNISIIFQDPMTALNPVHTIGRQLNEVLELHRPELSRTERNAYSLEMLEKVRIPMPEKRLNEYPHNLSGGMRQRVMIAMALACKPDILICDEPTTALDVTVQASILELMRELQEETGMAMIFITHDLGVVAEICDDVAVMYGGKVVEYADVFDLFDNPQHPYTERLMGLMPSLDDEPKQPIEIKPIDVNAFPEFRG, via the coding sequence ATGTCTGCGGAAACAATATTAAGTGTCAGAGACCTAGAAACAGAATTTACAACCGACGATGGCGTTGTGAAAATTCTTCATGGGGTCAACTTTGATGTAAAAGCTGGTAGAACCTTAGGTATCGTTGGCGAATCAGGGTGTGGAAAGAGCGTCACGTCCATGTCCATCATGGGGCTTCTTCCAAAGCCTTATGGTCGGGTTACTAAAGGTGAGATATTGTACCGCGGAACCGATCTTGTCACTCTTCCACCTGAAGAAATGTACAAAATGCGCGGTGATAATATTTCGATCATTTTTCAAGATCCAATGACCGCGCTAAACCCTGTACATACGATAGGTAGGCAGTTGAATGAAGTTCTGGAGTTGCATCGTCCAGAACTCTCTAGAACGGAAAGGAATGCTTACTCGCTTGAAATGCTTGAAAAAGTACGTATTCCAATGCCTGAAAAAAGGTTAAACGAATACCCGCATAATCTATCTGGTGGAATGAGGCAACGTGTCATGATTGCAATGGCATTGGCGTGTAAGCCTGATATTTTGATCTGCGATGAGCCAACAACTGCACTTGATGTGACGGTTCAAGCTTCAATTCTCGAGCTCATGCGTGAGCTTCAAGAAGAGACGGGAATGGCGATGATATTCATTACTCATGATCTTGGTGTCGTTGCGGAAATATGCGATGACGTAGCAGTAATGTATGGCGGTAAAGTTGTCGAATATGCTGATGTATTCGATTTATTCGACAACCCTCAACATCCTTACACAGAAAGGTTGATGGGTCTTATGCCAAGCTTAGATGATGAGCCAAAGCAACCCATTGAAATTAAACCAATAGATGTTAACGCATTTCCCGAGTTTAGAGGCTAA
- a CDS encoding extracellular solute-binding protein yields the protein MKKIVIAALLSATGFAAQAASLPEGLNWETNWDEPLIGSEEAKRGGTYRTFINSFPQTLRVVGPDSNSGLRAFFVDDVPALVGKHPDTLAYIPELANEWAFAGDDKTIYFKLNPKAEWSDGEKVTADDFLFSLKFYRSKDIVAPWYNTYYTEQISEIIKIDEQTLAIVSGVKKNKEDLLYALGGFAPRPEHFYKPSKDENGDGVDDNFVRKYNFKPEPTTNAYYLDKVKKGKSVTFKHVGDDWWGYSNRYYQNRFNVDKIRMKVIRDNDIARKHFEKGSLDAFFTVLPEVWHEKTDTEPYQKGYIHRFWGFNEVPQGMSGLWLNTSKPNLSDQNIRKGIMHASDYDGMIKKLIRGDYSRMPTAAGFGHGKYSLPNPVPPKFDPVLAGEYFAKAGYDRFGPDGIRINEKGERLSFAITYGWNTHTPRIAYLKEQAKKAGIDFSLNLVDGSSAFKYIREKKHQIAWLTMGTNDVPQYWGYFHSANANKAQTNNHTNYSTPELDSLIEQYRNEFDVVAKQDLSQNIQQAIADADVVVPGYMVPYTREAYWRYMKYPEQPMTKRTESLFTISSRIGLHTFWIDEEEKKATKKAVKSGKTFEPVTVMDTRYKL from the coding sequence ATGAAAAAGATAGTCATAGCTGCGTTGCTTTCTGCAACAGGATTTGCAGCTCAAGCAGCTTCGTTACCGGAAGGGTTGAACTGGGAAACAAATTGGGATGAACCTTTGATTGGTTCAGAAGAAGCCAAGCGCGGTGGAACGTATCGCACTTTTATTAATAGTTTTCCGCAAACCTTAAGGGTAGTAGGACCTGATTCAAATTCAGGCTTAAGAGCATTTTTTGTTGATGATGTCCCAGCTTTGGTTGGCAAGCACCCAGATACTCTGGCCTATATTCCTGAACTTGCCAATGAGTGGGCCTTTGCGGGTGACGATAAGACAATCTACTTTAAATTAAATCCAAAAGCTGAGTGGTCTGACGGTGAAAAAGTAACGGCAGACGATTTTTTATTCTCGCTTAAGTTCTATCGCTCAAAGGACATCGTTGCTCCTTGGTATAATACATATTACACAGAGCAAATTTCCGAAATCATTAAGATTGATGAACAAACTCTCGCTATCGTTTCAGGTGTAAAGAAAAACAAAGAAGATCTTCTTTATGCTTTAGGTGGTTTTGCACCACGCCCCGAACATTTCTATAAGCCATCAAAAGACGAAAATGGTGATGGGGTAGATGACAACTTTGTACGTAAATATAACTTTAAACCTGAACCAACTACGAATGCATACTACTTGGATAAAGTAAAAAAGGGTAAGAGCGTCACTTTCAAGCATGTCGGAGATGATTGGTGGGGCTATAGTAATCGTTACTACCAAAATCGATTTAATGTCGACAAAATACGCATGAAAGTCATCAGAGATAATGATATCGCTCGCAAGCATTTCGAAAAAGGTTCACTGGATGCCTTCTTTACGGTTCTTCCTGAAGTCTGGCATGAAAAGACTGACACTGAACCATACCAGAAAGGATATATTCATCGATTTTGGGGGTTCAATGAAGTTCCCCAAGGAATGTCGGGCTTATGGCTAAATACATCCAAGCCGAACCTTTCAGATCAGAATATTCGTAAAGGTATAATGCATGCCTCTGATTACGATGGGATGATCAAAAAACTTATTCGCGGGGACTATTCTAGAATGCCTACCGCGGCGGGCTTTGGTCATGGTAAATACAGTCTTCCAAATCCAGTACCGCCAAAATTTGATCCTGTGTTAGCCGGTGAGTATTTTGCAAAAGCCGGATATGATCGCTTTGGTCCTGATGGTATTAGGATTAATGAAAAAGGTGAGCGATTAAGTTTTGCCATTACTTATGGCTGGAACACTCACACTCCCCGTATTGCTTATCTTAAAGAGCAAGCCAAGAAAGCTGGAATTGACTTCTCACTCAATCTTGTAGATGGTTCTTCCGCATTTAAATATATTCGTGAGAAGAAGCATCAAATCGCTTGGTTGACTATGGGAACCAATGATGTACCTCAATATTGGGGCTACTTTCATTCCGCCAACGCAAACAAAGCTCAAACGAATAACCATACGAACTACAGTACGCCAGAGCTAGACTCACTGATTGAGCAATATAGAAATGAATTTGATGTTGTTGCTAAGCAAGATCTTTCCCAAAATATTCAACAGGCTATTGCTGATGCCGATGTTGTGGTCCCAGGTTATATGGTCCCTTACACACGTGAAGCGTATTGGCGTTACATGAAATACCCTGAGCAACCTATGACCAAACGTACTGAAAGTTTGTTTACCATATCTAGTAGAATTGGTCTTCACACGTTCTGGATCGATGAAGAAGAAAAGAAAGCAACGAAGAAAGCGGTAAAAAGCGGAAAAACATTCGAACCAGTAACGGTTATGGATACGCGTTACAAGCTTTAG
- a CDS encoding ABC transporter permease, translating into MLNLTPLTRKKIKRFKEIKRGYWSFLILSVLLVASLFAEVFVNSKALVVKYQGQWFFPVVSDVHLAETFGQTHSGEANYRELAKSFATSDTDDFILMPIVPWNPYEQDFSGDFPPTSPNAETQHYLGTDVIGRDILARLVYGFRIAMGFALLTMAISYAIGTAVGCAMGFFGGKFDLFVQRLIEVWSMVPFLYVIMILVSITQPTFTLFVAINVLFSWMGLTWYMRTMTYKESAREYVMAARALGASTSRILFKHILPNTMVMIVTLAPFTIAANITALTALDYLGLGLRPPTPSWGELLQQGKSNLDSPWIVSSVVAAIVFVLIMVTFIGEAIRAAFDPKKFTRYV; encoded by the coding sequence ATGTTGAATTTAACGCCTTTAACAAGAAAGAAAATCAAGCGTTTTAAAGAGATTAAACGTGGCTACTGGTCTTTCCTAATCTTATCTGTACTGCTTGTTGCGTCTCTATTTGCAGAAGTTTTTGTAAACAGCAAAGCACTGGTTGTTAAGTATCAGGGCCAATGGTTTTTCCCAGTAGTGAGTGATGTTCACCTTGCAGAAACCTTTGGGCAGACACATTCAGGTGAAGCCAATTACCGTGAGTTAGCTAAGTCTTTTGCAACGTCCGATACTGATGATTTTATTTTAATGCCAATTGTTCCTTGGAACCCGTATGAACAAGACTTTAGTGGCGATTTTCCTCCAACGTCTCCTAACGCAGAAACTCAGCACTACTTGGGAACAGATGTTATTGGACGCGATATTCTAGCTCGACTTGTTTATGGCTTTAGAATTGCGATGGGTTTTGCATTACTCACCATGGCCATCTCGTACGCGATTGGTACCGCTGTTGGCTGTGCGATGGGCTTCTTTGGCGGAAAGTTTGACCTTTTTGTTCAGCGTCTTATCGAAGTTTGGTCAATGGTTCCATTCCTTTATGTCATTATGATTTTGGTCTCGATCACTCAGCCCACTTTCACGCTGTTTGTCGCCATAAATGTTCTCTTTAGTTGGATGGGTTTGACTTGGTATATGCGAACCATGACATACAAAGAGTCGGCACGCGAATACGTAATGGCTGCAAGAGCTTTAGGTGCCAGTACTTCAAGAATTCTGTTCAAGCACATATTGCCCAATACAATGGTTATGATCGTGACACTTGCTCCGTTTACCATTGCAGCCAACATTACCGCTCTTACTGCATTGGATTATTTAGGATTGGGTCTACGTCCACCAACGCCAAGCTGGGGCGAGTTGTTACAACAAGGCAAATCTAATTTGGACTCACCATGGATTGTGTCTTCGGTAGTTGCCGCAATCGTATTTGTACTTATTATGGTTACGTTCATTGGCGAAGCGATTCGTGCAGCCTTTGATCCAAAGAAATTTACTCGTTACGTATAA
- a CDS encoding ABC transporter permease subunit has protein sequence MLSYFLRRLGLVIPTFLGITILIFAITRFVPGGPVERMLANMQPQGDSASTSVAGDSSALSEDQMAELNAFYGLDKPVLEAYVDWLSKLVVLDFGESTRYYEPVTDMIAERLPVSLFYGGMTFFISYFISIPLGYYKALKHGSVFDSSSSILIFLGYALPGYVVGVLLITWFSYNLEWFPMGGFVGDDFDDYETVYERVKDIMWHAILPLICYLIGDFATLTMTMKNNLMENLSSDYIRTAIAKGLPFKKAVRKHALRNSLIPIASHFGNSLLFFMSGSFLIEVIFNIDGIGLLGYESIMERDYPVVMGIVAINALMLLVGNIVSDICVALVDPRVKFGA, from the coding sequence GTGTTATCTTATTTCTTACGCCGCTTAGGGCTTGTTATTCCAACATTTTTAGGAATAACCATTTTAATTTTCGCCATTACACGATTTGTTCCTGGTGGACCAGTTGAGCGGATGCTCGCAAACATGCAGCCACAAGGAGACAGCGCGTCAACATCGGTAGCGGGTGACAGCTCTGCCTTATCAGAAGACCAAATGGCAGAATTAAACGCATTCTATGGATTAGACAAACCTGTACTTGAAGCTTACGTTGACTGGCTAAGTAAACTTGTTGTTCTAGATTTTGGAGAATCAACTCGTTACTACGAACCTGTCACTGACATGATCGCTGAGAGATTACCAGTTTCTCTGTTTTACGGCGGTATGACTTTCTTCATTAGTTATTTCATATCCATCCCATTGGGTTATTACAAAGCCCTCAAGCACGGCAGTGTGTTTGATTCATCTTCTTCGATTCTTATTTTTCTAGGGTATGCATTACCAGGATACGTCGTGGGCGTACTGCTTATTACGTGGTTTAGCTATAACTTAGAGTGGTTCCCTATGGGAGGCTTTGTAGGGGATGATTTTGACGATTATGAAACGGTCTACGAACGCGTCAAAGACATTATGTGGCATGCAATTTTACCTCTAATTTGTTATCTAATTGGTGACTTCGCAACCCTCACTATGACCATGAAAAATAACCTCATGGAAAACCTTTCCTCAGACTACATTCGTACAGCTATAGCCAAAGGCTTACCGTTTAAAAAAGCAGTAAGAAAGCACGCGTTACGCAATAGTTTGATTCCAATTGCTAGTCACTTTGGTAACTCCTTATTGTTCTTTATGTCTGGGTCTTTCTTAATAGAAGTAATTTTCAATATTGACGGCATTGGTTTACTTGGATATGAATCCATCATGGAGCGAGATTACCCAGTTGTTATGGGGATAGTCGCCATTAATGCCTTAATGCTTTTGGTCGGCAATATTGTGTCTGATATTTGTGTTGCGTTGGTCGATCCACGTGTGAAGTTTGGAGCGTGA
- a CDS encoding TfoX/Sxy family DNA transformation protein has translation MKESMFYDFVDQFGSYQKRSMFGGIGLFNEGAMYALITNETIFIRGGGNLDKKLVELGCEKYKHVKKQTTAIVNYYDITDLFDAMHEELESIVRASINFSKQQRAFQKSKDSRRLRDLPNMQLTLERMVKKSGVEDVSTFMRLGPVDVFRRVKQTYGGEVDIRLLWKFAGAVKGCHWKLIQEQQKDELLALCQEA, from the coding sequence ATGAAGGAATCAATGTTCTATGATTTTGTTGATCAATTTGGTAGTTATCAAAAACGATCAATGTTCGGTGGAATTGGCTTATTCAACGAAGGAGCGATGTACGCACTAATTACTAATGAAACAATTTTTATTCGAGGCGGTGGAAACCTAGATAAGAAATTGGTAGAGCTTGGATGTGAAAAATATAAGCATGTTAAAAAGCAAACAACAGCTATTGTTAACTATTACGACATTACTGATTTGTTTGACGCCATGCACGAGGAGCTAGAAAGCATCGTTCGGGCATCTATAAATTTCTCTAAACAGCAAAGAGCTTTTCAAAAGTCTAAAGACAGTAGAAGATTGCGTGATCTCCCAAATATGCAATTAACCTTAGAAAGAATGGTGAAAAAATCCGGTGTAGAAGATGTCAGTACTTTTATGCGGTTAGGTCCTGTTGATGTATTTAGACGTGTTAAGCAAACATATGGCGGCGAAGTGGATATTCGTTTGTTATGGAAATTTGCTGGTGCAGTAAAAGGTTGTCACTGGAAACTGATTCAAGAGCAGCAAAAGGATGAATTGCTTGCATTGTGTCAGGAAGCGTAA